One window of the Triticum dicoccoides isolate Atlit2015 ecotype Zavitan chromosome 3B, WEW_v2.0, whole genome shotgun sequence genome contains the following:
- the LOC119279681 gene encoding hydroxycinnamoyltransferase 4-like, whose protein sequence is MSTDADRATAKKAEVDKKAAEDAAAAATVTATAWPIGGSLDNDNGGGANVLSSELVVPAGKTPGGNIWLSNLDLAGRRGYSPTVYFFRHNGDPSFFAADAMKDSLARALVAFYPLAGRLGLDGSGRIQVDCTGEGVAFLTARSEHYALEELMNEFVPCGEMRDLLVPPTPAPNPPCALLFVQITRLRCGGVVLGQAMHHSIVDARGAAHFFETWASISRGGGAPTVPPCFDHTLVAARPAQSRAVLYDHPEYKPEPEPVDPVSAATYASAIITMTKGQVGALKARCLGSSAFRAVVALVWQCVCRARALPPAAETWLYSMVDMRARLDPPLPAGYFGNAVIRTSVSATVEEVVSSPLVHAARLVRAATSQSDDHARSLVDYLEGVDTMNLPRTGISRAHLRAISWLGMSLLDADFGWGAPAFMGPALMYYSGFVYVMNAPGKDGALALVLSLEPESMPAFSKVFADELARLDAGAEKPSRGLSKM, encoded by the exons CTCACTTGACAATGACAATGGTGGAGGTGCTAATGTGCTATCGTCTGAGCTGGTCGTCCCGGCCGGAAAAACGCCGGGGGGCAACATCTGGCTGTCCAACCTCGACCTCGCCGGGAGGAGAGGCTACAGCCCCACGGTCTACTTCTTCCGCCACAACGGCGACCCGAGCTTCTTCGCGGCCGACGCCATGAAGGACAGTCTCGCAAGGGCGCTGGTCGCGTTCTACCCGCTCGCCGGCCGCCTGGGTCTCGACGGCAGCGGCCGGATTCAGGTGGACTGCACCGGCGAGGGCGTGGCGTTCCTGACGGCCCGCTCTGAGCACTACGCGCTCGAGGAGCTGATGAACGAGTTCGTGCCGTGCGGCGAGATGCGTGACCTGCTCGTGCCGCCGACGCCGGCGCCGAACCCGCCGTGCGCCCTGCTGTTCGTGCAAATCACGCGCCTACGGTGCGGCGGTGTGGTGCTCGGCCAGGCGATGCACCACTCGATCGTCGACGCGCGCGGCGCCGCGCATTTCTTCGAGACCTGGGCGAGCATCTCCCGCGGCGGAGGCGCGCCGACCGTGCCGCCATGCTTCGACCACACGCTGGTCGCCGCGCGCCCGGCGCAGTCGCGCGCAGTGCTGTACGACCACCCAGAGTACAAGCCAGAGCCGGAGCCGGTGGATCCCGTGTCGGCCGCCACGTACGCGAGCGCCATCATCACGATGACCAAGGGACAGGTGGGCGCGCTCAAGGCGCGGTGCCTCGGCTCCTCCGCGTTCCGCGCCGTGGTGGCCCTGGTGTGGCAGTGCGTGTGCCGCGCCCGCGCGCTTCCGCCGGCGGCCGAGACGTGGCTCTACTCCATGGTGGACATGCGCGCGCGCCTGGACCCGCCGCTCCCGGCGGGGTACTTCGGCAACGCCGTGATCCGCACGTCGGTGTCGGCCACGGTGGAGGAGGTGGTGTCGAGCCCGCTGGTCCACGCCGCGAGGCTGGTGCGTGCGGCGACGAGCCAGAGCGACGACCACGCGAGGTCGTTGGTGGACTACCTGGAAGGGGTGGACACGATGAACCTGCCCCGCACGGGCATCT cacgcGCGCACCTCCGCGCCATCAGCTGGCTGGGCATGTCGCTCTTGGACGCCGACTTCGGATGGGGCGCGCCGGCGTTCATGGGACCGGCGCTCATGTACTACAGCGGCTTCGTGTACGTGATGAACGCGCCGGGCAAGGACGGCGCCCTTGCGCTCGTGCTGTCGCTGGAGCCCGAGAGCATGCCTGCGTTCAGCAAGGTGTTCGCAGATGAGCTGGCCCGCCTCGACGCCGGTGCAGAAAAACCCAGTAGAGGCCTTTCAAAAATGTAG